Proteins encoded by one window of Cystobacter ferrugineus:
- a CDS encoding tetratricopeptide repeat protein — protein sequence MVSSRYWGLLLAAVLPACTTTPTTKVMVVPDEMRRSAAPSRRPGADRDRGPPLTPPQKYILRLAENGRVWEMELPEESGGYEVRLPLAGGGPVEMLTSADEEMLAESVLSLKQDKAAPGAAPTKATAPPGESKAPGNAAVVDANRAARTRSYLGGVARVKEMYAARKYELALIELVALEKEYPQDARLLAMKGSLYVKLNQPKLARQAWEKALSINPDDAGVAEALRATTAGEE from the coding sequence ATGGTGAGCTCCAGGTATTGGGGACTGCTGCTCGCGGCGGTGCTGCCCGCGTGCACGACCACTCCGACAACCAAGGTGATGGTGGTGCCGGATGAGATGCGGCGCTCGGCGGCACCGAGCCGTCGGCCAGGAGCCGACAGGGACAGAGGCCCGCCCCTCACGCCGCCGCAGAAGTACATCCTGCGTCTGGCCGAGAATGGCCGCGTGTGGGAGATGGAGCTGCCCGAGGAGTCGGGGGGCTACGAGGTGCGCCTGCCGCTCGCGGGAGGAGGCCCCGTGGAGATGCTCACCTCCGCGGACGAGGAGATGCTCGCCGAGTCCGTGCTGAGCCTGAAGCAGGACAAGGCCGCGCCGGGCGCCGCCCCCACGAAGGCGACCGCGCCCCCAGGTGAGTCGAAAGCGCCCGGCAACGCCGCGGTGGTGGACGCGAACCGGGCGGCGCGCACGCGCAGCTACCTGGGGGGCGTGGCGCGGGTGAAGGAGATGTACGCCGCGCGCAAATACGAACTGGCCCTCATCGAGCTCGTCGCGTTGGAGAAGGAATACCCCCAGGACGCGCGGCTGCTGGCCATGAAGGGCTCGCTCTACGTCAAGCTGAACCAGCCCAAGCTGGCCCGGCAGGCGTGGGAGAAGGCCCTGTCCATCAATCCGGACGACGCGGGCGTGGCCGAGGCCCTGCGCGCCACCACCGCGGGAGAGGAATAG
- a CDS encoding YchJ family protein, which translates to MPPTPPCPCTSGLRYTACCARYHRGAAEAPDAEALMRSRYSAFALREVDYLWRTLHPDHPDRSRPREDFVRELRAQASALKYPRLHVLDRQLTDPSGTSVVLFYARVFEHGKDRSFVERSEFRHDGTGWRYLSGEARAPQSLPAPPESLTLATFAASAGE; encoded by the coding sequence ATGCCCCCCACTCCTCCCTGCCCCTGCACCTCGGGCCTGCGCTACACCGCGTGCTGCGCCCGCTACCACCGTGGCGCGGCGGAAGCGCCCGACGCCGAGGCCCTCATGCGCTCGCGCTACAGCGCCTTCGCCCTGCGCGAGGTGGACTACCTCTGGCGTACCCTGCACCCCGACCACCCGGACCGCTCCCGGCCCCGGGAAGACTTCGTGCGCGAGCTGCGCGCCCAGGCCAGCGCCCTGAAGTACCCCCGGCTGCACGTGTTGGATCGCCAGCTCACCGACCCGTCCGGGACGTCGGTGGTGCTCTTCTACGCGCGCGTCTTCGAGCACGGCAAGGACCGCTCCTTCGTGGAGCGCTCGGAGTTCCGCCACGATGGCACCGGCTGGCGCTACCTGAGCGGAGAGGCCCGCGCCCCCCAGTCCCTGCCCGCGCCCCCCGAGTCCCTCACCCTGGCCACCTTCGCCGCGTCGGCCGGGGAGTAG
- a CDS encoding S1 family peptidase — MKNTKLNALSTATALFATIATVNALPATAEAASPGKSVTAPDVSPDLLNAMRRDLKGSEEQLLRRLDFEAKAPSLERGLREQLGERFGGAWLNEEGTRLIVGVTDEASAERVRRAGAEPRLVKHSKARLDQVMEELNRNAHNAPASVHSWYVDVATNSVVVQAESATSLTASRAQSFVALSSGAKEGAIRVEHSTQAPRPAFDVRGGEVYFTGTGAGGSYAACSVGFSVNGGFVTAGHCGSAGTPTLGFNWQSMGTVRASVWPGNDFAWVATNGSWTPQPWVYNYANAHVLVQGSNAAGIGASICRSGNTTGWRCGTLQATNITVNYSDGPVYGLSKTNACADPGDSGGSVISGNQAQGVTSGIAGGCASSAPQTFFQPINPILSKYGLSLVTSGGNSGGAKSFVSRMNGKCIDVPNSNFSDGIQLQMWTCNGTNAQKFTWDGARLKIGGKCMDVSGASTANGTRIQLANCNGNRAQDFTLSPAGDLVSYLADKCVDIEGFNANDGAKLSIYTCTGTSNQKWDFR, encoded by the coding sequence ATGAAGAATACGAAGCTCAACGCGCTCTCCACCGCGACGGCGTTGTTCGCCACCATCGCCACCGTGAATGCATTGCCAGCCACTGCCGAGGCAGCGTCCCCCGGCAAGAGCGTGACCGCGCCGGACGTGTCGCCGGATCTCCTCAACGCGATGCGTCGGGACCTGAAGGGCAGCGAGGAGCAGTTGCTGCGCCGGCTGGACTTCGAGGCGAAGGCGCCCTCCCTGGAGCGGGGTCTGCGCGAGCAGTTGGGAGAGCGCTTCGGTGGAGCCTGGTTGAACGAGGAGGGCACCCGGCTCATCGTCGGTGTCACCGATGAGGCCAGCGCCGAGCGCGTTCGCCGCGCCGGAGCCGAGCCCCGGCTCGTCAAGCACAGCAAGGCGCGGCTGGACCAGGTCATGGAGGAGCTGAACCGCAACGCCCACAACGCGCCTGCCTCCGTCCACTCCTGGTACGTGGACGTCGCCACCAACAGCGTCGTCGTGCAGGCCGAGAGCGCCACGAGCCTGACGGCCTCGCGCGCCCAGTCCTTCGTCGCCCTGAGCAGCGGCGCCAAGGAGGGGGCCATCCGCGTGGAGCACTCCACCCAGGCTCCGCGCCCGGCGTTCGACGTGCGCGGCGGCGAGGTCTACTTCACCGGCACCGGGGCTGGTGGCTCCTATGCCGCGTGCTCGGTGGGCTTCTCCGTGAACGGGGGCTTCGTCACCGCGGGACACTGTGGCAGCGCGGGCACCCCCACCCTCGGCTTCAACTGGCAGTCCATGGGCACCGTCCGCGCCTCGGTCTGGCCCGGCAATGACTTCGCGTGGGTGGCCACCAACGGCTCGTGGACGCCGCAGCCCTGGGTGTACAACTACGCCAACGCGCACGTCCTCGTTCAGGGCTCCAACGCGGCGGGCATTGGCGCGTCCATCTGCCGCTCCGGCAACACGACGGGCTGGCGGTGTGGAACGCTCCAGGCCACGAACATCACCGTCAACTACTCCGATGGCCCCGTCTATGGTCTGTCCAAGACCAATGCGTGCGCCGATCCCGGCGACTCGGGTGGCTCGGTCATCTCCGGCAACCAGGCGCAGGGCGTGACCTCGGGCATCGCGGGCGGCTGCGCCAGCAGCGCTCCCCAGACGTTCTTCCAGCCCATCAACCCCATCCTCAGCAAATACGGCCTCTCGCTCGTCACGAGCGGCGGCAACAGCGGCGGCGCCAAGTCGTTCGTGTCGCGGATGAACGGCAAGTGCATCGACGTGCCCAACAGCAACTTCTCCGACGGCATCCAGCTCCAGATGTGGACCTGCAATGGCACCAACGCCCAGAAGTTCACCTGGGACGGTGCCCGGCTGAAGATCGGCGGCAAGTGCATGGACGTGTCCGGGGCCTCCACGGCCAACGGCACCCGCATCCAGCTCGCCAACTGCAATGGCAACCGCGCCCAGGACTTCACGCTGAGCCCCGCGGGCGACCTGGTGAGCTACCTGGCCGACAAGTGCGTGGACATCGAGGGCTTCAACGCCAACGACGGCGCCAAGCTGAGCATCTACACCTGCACCGGCACCTCGAACCAGAAGTGGGACTTCCGCTAG
- a CDS encoding response regulator: MARILIVDDEVHVVGALRRLLRREGFSIEVALGGEEAIEKLATFPADVVISDFRMRGMNGLELLSQVLRIAPSTVRVLISGHADLSSGGPQAGVISHFISKPWDDDRLIADVRALLGAQSPAS; encoded by the coding sequence ATGGCCAGGATTCTCATCGTCGATGACGAAGTTCATGTGGTGGGCGCCCTCCGCAGATTGCTGCGGCGCGAGGGCTTCTCCATCGAGGTCGCGCTCGGGGGCGAGGAGGCCATCGAGAAGCTCGCCACCTTTCCCGCGGACGTCGTCATCTCCGACTTCCGCATGCGGGGCATGAACGGCCTGGAGCTGCTCAGCCAGGTGTTGCGTATCGCGCCCTCGACCGTGCGGGTGCTCATCTCCGGCCATGCGGACCTGTCTTCCGGTGGACCCCAGGCCGGGGTCATCTCCCACTTCATCAGCAAGCCGTGGGACGATGACCGCCTCATCGCCGATGTCCGGGCGCTGCTGGGCGCGCAAAGCCCGGCCTCCTGA
- a CDS encoding FliG C-terminal domain-containing protein yields the protein MTRLSRHLPLLLAVLAWTGAAPAAPSTPQARLRAESEERARAEINDLLRTLCPEQCVLVSVEARVEEETVGGAAPGFESLSTSAALPTLRSVNARVLADSQLPSTFRTRLKDLVAQRLKTVSAQPTVELESMAFPPRNAPHLEAPPREAKPPPPPATPPPTPDSEPEPKPELPLSQRAGERLLEAAPLLAVAALLALTVLVLGVLLVVATRRASPPPGLEYGPELPLPPLEPAPGAPPAPTEYPSIRAGRLERTLREERSVRNAVVREALARGELRQVALWTREMGEFLLEDLRGDPALSASLVGLAAELGRVPAVDEGARAAALYDLEGRTIASRLTQADGSVEMAFAFLEGVRPERFASACLGLAPGAREVALRFAPSALRSAALQSLNSAQRRELALGLARQPELSTRYALAVADELRAQLAESTGGHSQLERVLGEVLDTLSMADQDRLVERLRQEGSEKLASSLVTESTLVNAPVEVLGAALLRLPAAQVVTYLSGAEGSLREQLLNACPASLQRELREELGMRGAGRPEEFTGARRELLACVKDEMVRRGLNTSQNGARAGRAN from the coding sequence ATGACTCGCCTGTCACGACACCTTCCGCTGCTGCTCGCCGTCCTGGCCTGGACGGGCGCCGCTCCGGCCGCGCCCTCCACGCCCCAGGCCCGCCTGCGCGCGGAGTCCGAGGAGCGGGCCCGCGCGGAAATCAATGATTTGTTGCGCACCCTCTGCCCCGAGCAATGCGTGCTCGTGTCGGTGGAGGCCCGCGTGGAGGAGGAGACCGTGGGCGGCGCGGCACCGGGCTTCGAGAGCCTGTCGACGAGCGCGGCCCTGCCCACCCTGCGCTCGGTGAATGCGCGCGTGCTGGCGGACAGCCAACTGCCGAGCACCTTCCGCACCCGGCTCAAGGACCTGGTGGCCCAGCGGCTCAAGACGGTGAGCGCCCAGCCCACGGTCGAGCTGGAGTCCATGGCCTTCCCGCCGCGCAACGCCCCCCACCTGGAGGCGCCCCCGCGCGAGGCGAAGCCGCCCCCGCCCCCGGCCACGCCCCCCCCAACGCCCGACAGCGAGCCGGAGCCCAAGCCCGAGCTGCCCCTGAGCCAGCGCGCCGGGGAGCGGCTGCTGGAGGCGGCCCCCTTGCTGGCGGTGGCGGCGCTGCTCGCGCTGACGGTGCTGGTGCTGGGCGTGCTGCTCGTGGTGGCCACCCGCCGCGCGTCGCCGCCCCCGGGCCTGGAGTATGGGCCGGAGCTGCCCCTGCCTCCCCTCGAGCCCGCGCCCGGGGCCCCTCCCGCTCCCACCGAGTACCCGTCCATCCGGGCCGGGCGGCTGGAGCGGACGCTGCGCGAGGAGCGCTCGGTGCGCAACGCCGTGGTGCGCGAGGCGCTCGCGCGGGGCGAGCTGCGGCAGGTGGCGCTGTGGACCCGGGAGATGGGGGAGTTCCTCCTGGAGGACTTGAGGGGAGACCCCGCCCTGTCCGCGTCGCTGGTGGGGCTCGCCGCCGAGCTGGGGCGCGTGCCCGCCGTGGACGAGGGAGCACGGGCCGCCGCGCTGTACGACCTGGAGGGGAGGACCATCGCCTCGCGGCTGACCCAGGCGGACGGCTCGGTGGAGATGGCCTTCGCCTTCCTGGAGGGGGTGCGGCCCGAGCGCTTCGCGAGCGCGTGCCTGGGTCTGGCGCCGGGAGCCCGGGAGGTGGCGCTGCGCTTCGCGCCCTCCGCGCTGCGCTCGGCGGCCCTGCAGTCCCTGAACTCCGCCCAGCGCCGGGAGCTCGCGCTGGGCCTCGCCCGCCAGCCCGAGTTGAGCACGCGCTACGCCCTGGCGGTGGCGGACGAGCTGCGCGCCCAGCTCGCGGAGAGCACGGGAGGCCACTCCCAGCTCGAGCGCGTCCTGGGCGAGGTGCTCGACACGCTGTCCATGGCCGATCAGGACCGGCTCGTCGAGCGGCTGCGGCAGGAGGGCTCGGAAAAGCTGGCCTCGTCCCTGGTCACCGAGTCCACCCTGGTGAACGCGCCGGTGGAGGTGCTCGGCGCGGCTCTGTTGCGCCTGCCCGCCGCCCAGGTCGTCACCTACCTGAGCGGGGCCGAAGGGTCGTTGCGCGAACAACTGTTGAATGCCTGCCCCGCCTCGCTCCAGCGCGAATTGCGCGAGGAGCTGGGAATGCGTGGCGCGGGACGTCCAGAGGAGTTCACCGGCGCGAGAAGAGAGCTGCTTGCCTGCGTGAAGGATGAGATGGTTCGCAGGGGATTGAATACATCGCAGAATGGCGCGCGAGCCGGGCGCGCCAATTGA
- the metK gene encoding methionine adenosyltransferase: protein MPTDYLFTSESVTEGHPDKIADQISDGVLDAILSKDPQGRVAVETLVKTGLAIVAGEVTTNCYVDIPKIVRSTICRIGYTDSSMGYDGHTCGVMVAIEGQSQDIARGVDNKKEQGAGDQGMMFGFACDETPEFMPAPIHYAHALTKRLADVRRKTHDWLRPDGKSQVTVEYRGGRPARIDAVVVSTQHSDDISNKKIHEAIREDVIAKALPKKLIDAKTKIYINPTGRFVIGGPMGDSGVTGRKIIVDTYGGMGRHGGGAFSGKDPSKVDRSAAYMGRYIAKNVVAAGLARRCEVQVSYAIGVADPVSVLVETFGTAAVPEEKIVAAIKQTFGLKPREITEHLDLLRPIYQKTAAYGHFGRAEKEFTWERIDKKDALRDFVGLSASAPVAASTRLKAAV from the coding sequence ATGCCGACTGACTACCTGTTCACCTCCGAATCCGTCACCGAAGGGCACCCGGACAAGATCGCTGATCAGATCTCCGACGGGGTGCTGGACGCCATCCTCTCCAAGGATCCCCAGGGCCGCGTGGCCGTGGAGACCCTGGTGAAGACGGGTCTAGCGATCGTCGCTGGTGAGGTGACCACCAACTGTTACGTCGACATCCCGAAGATCGTCCGCAGCACCATCTGCCGCATCGGCTACACGGACAGCTCCATGGGCTATGACGGCCACACCTGCGGCGTCATGGTGGCCATCGAGGGCCAGAGCCAGGACATCGCGCGCGGCGTGGACAACAAGAAGGAGCAGGGCGCGGGCGACCAGGGCATGATGTTCGGCTTCGCCTGTGACGAGACGCCGGAGTTCATGCCGGCCCCCATCCACTACGCCCACGCGCTCACCAAGCGCCTGGCGGACGTGCGCCGCAAGACGCACGACTGGCTGCGTCCGGACGGCAAGAGCCAGGTCACCGTCGAGTACCGGGGCGGCCGTCCCGCGCGCATCGACGCGGTGGTGGTGTCCACGCAGCACTCGGACGACATCTCCAACAAGAAGATCCACGAGGCCATCCGCGAGGACGTCATCGCCAAGGCCCTGCCCAAGAAGCTCATCGACGCCAAGACGAAGATCTACATCAACCCCACCGGGCGCTTCGTCATCGGCGGCCCCATGGGCGACTCGGGCGTGACGGGCCGGAAGATCATCGTGGACACCTACGGCGGCATGGGCCGTCACGGTGGCGGCGCCTTCTCGGGCAAGGATCCGTCCAAGGTGGACCGCTCGGCCGCGTACATGGGCCGCTACATCGCCAAGAACGTGGTGGCCGCCGGCCTGGCGCGCCGCTGCGAGGTGCAGGTCTCCTACGCCATCGGCGTGGCCGACCCCGTGAGCGTCCTGGTGGAGACCTTCGGCACGGCCGCCGTGCCCGAGGAGAAGATCGTCGCCGCCATCAAGCAGACGTTCGGCCTCAAGCCGCGTGAGATCACCGAGCACCTGGATCTGCTGCGCCCCATCTACCAGAAGACCGCCGCGTACGGTCACTTCGGCCGCGCGGAGAAGGAGTTCACCTGGGAGCGCATCGACAAGAAGGACGCCCTGCGCGATTTCGTGGGCCTCTCGGCGTCGGCGCCGGTGGCCGCCAGCACCCGCCTCAAGGCGGCCGTCTGA
- a CDS encoding MlaC/ttg2D family ABC transporter substrate-binding protein, with translation MHTRLRSLTLLASLVLCMPALAAAPNEAVAKPVKTVVQSVRLSKDDLALKQLADEEMGRFLLGDDWAKATEAQRKEFTKLFHSLFAKIAFPKVRENFKNLQSITYDPPTVEGDKGNVSSLVIINHPMKKQEMKLKYAVVKDGSAWKVLDVFVLGDSMLTGIRDDQVRPIFQQGGWDHLLDMMRKKEAELSKK, from the coding sequence ATGCATACTCGACTTCGCTCCCTGACCCTCCTGGCCTCCCTGGTGCTCTGCATGCCCGCGCTCGCCGCGGCGCCCAACGAGGCCGTGGCCAAGCCCGTGAAGACGGTCGTCCAGTCCGTGCGTCTGAGCAAGGACGACCTGGCGCTCAAGCAGTTGGCCGACGAGGAGATGGGCCGCTTCCTGCTCGGTGACGACTGGGCCAAGGCCACCGAGGCCCAGCGCAAGGAGTTCACCAAGCTCTTCCACAGCCTCTTCGCCAAGATTGCCTTCCCCAAGGTGCGCGAGAACTTCAAGAACCTGCAGTCCATCACCTACGACCCGCCTACGGTGGAGGGGGACAAGGGCAACGTGAGCTCGCTCGTCATCATCAACCACCCGATGAAGAAGCAGGAGATGAAGCTGAAGTACGCGGTGGTGAAGGACGGGAGCGCCTGGAAGGTGCTCGACGTGTTCGTGCTCGGCGACTCCATGCTCACCGGCATCCGCGATGACCAGGTGCGCCCCATCTTCCAGCAGGGCGGGTGGGACCACCTGCTCGACATGATGCGCAAGAAGGAAGCGGAACTGTCCAAGAAGTAG
- a CDS encoding OmpA/MotB family protein yields MKEDPELQALLQGGQDDELWLISYADLLTLLIGFFVLLLAVSPPKMAQFERMAASLSGEATPLEELKDKVDTFITQEGLQQKVLTRQEADGLAIEFKDALLFDSGSADIRAEGSAAIASIARMLQTLPTRGLVIEGYTDDVPIRTARFASNWELSSQRAINVRTALEQSGVGRERMSVRGFADTRRVDVPGTPEEQRAANRRVVIRVE; encoded by the coding sequence GTGAAAGAGGATCCAGAGCTGCAAGCGCTGCTGCAAGGTGGCCAGGACGACGAGCTGTGGCTCATCAGCTACGCGGATCTGCTGACGCTGCTCATCGGCTTCTTCGTGCTGCTGCTCGCCGTGTCTCCGCCGAAGATGGCGCAGTTCGAGCGCATGGCGGCCTCGCTCTCGGGCGAGGCGACTCCCCTGGAGGAGCTCAAGGACAAGGTGGACACCTTCATCACCCAGGAGGGGTTGCAGCAGAAGGTGCTCACCCGCCAGGAGGCGGACGGGCTGGCCATCGAGTTCAAGGACGCGCTCCTGTTCGACTCGGGCTCGGCGGACATCCGCGCCGAGGGCAGTGCGGCGATCGCCTCGATCGCCCGGATGCTGCAGACGCTGCCCACTCGCGGGCTCGTCATCGAGGGGTACACCGATGACGTGCCCATCCGCACCGCCCGCTTCGCCTCCAACTGGGAGCTGTCCTCGCAGCGCGCCATCAACGTGCGCACCGCCCTCGAGCAGAGCGGTGTGGGCCGTGAGCGGATGTCGGTGCGGGGCTTCGCCGATACCCGCCGCGTCGACGTCCCGGGCACGCCCGAGGAACAACGCGCCGCCAACCGCCGGGTCGTCATCCGGGTGGAATAG
- a CDS encoding MotA/TolQ/ExbB proton channel family protein: MHFIVGMLGLGLTLAYTLTQGHASGFGGIIHVPSLILLGFAPLCMTVASYKFSELGGAARAVVRALRFSASRSRAQLYEALTQFAAEVRQRRPARALEIANQAPHDVLRQLGPLVIRQYSTTDIESTASTSLFCMVSGMKRAEDVLGTLSRVAPATGLVGTVLGLISLLKDLSRFEQLGPSMALALLCTLYGLLLANAVYQPLARVIHSHMTVAVEEARLITRALVLIREDKPLADVRKLFELSGTSPHGAGAPAAEIATGTAGEP; encoded by the coding sequence ATGCACTTCATCGTCGGAATGCTGGGGCTCGGCCTGACCCTGGCCTACACCCTGACCCAGGGGCACGCGAGCGGCTTCGGGGGCATCATCCACGTGCCCTCGCTCATATTGCTGGGGTTCGCTCCGCTGTGCATGACGGTGGCCTCGTACAAGTTCAGCGAGCTCGGGGGCGCGGCGCGGGCGGTGGTGCGCGCGCTGCGCTTCTCCGCGTCGCGCTCGCGCGCCCAGCTCTATGAAGCCCTCACCCAGTTCGCCGCCGAGGTGCGCCAGCGCCGTCCGGCCCGCGCGCTGGAGATCGCCAACCAGGCGCCGCACGACGTGCTGCGGCAGCTCGGGCCGCTCGTCATCCGCCAGTACTCCACCACGGACATCGAGAGCACCGCCAGCACGTCGCTCTTCTGCATGGTGAGTGGCATGAAGCGCGCCGAGGACGTCCTGGGCACGCTGTCGCGCGTGGCGCCGGCCACGGGCCTGGTGGGCACGGTGCTCGGGCTCATCTCGCTGCTCAAGGACCTGTCGCGCTTCGAGCAGCTCGGCCCCTCCATGGCGCTCGCGCTCTTGTGCACCCTGTACGGCCTCTTGCTCGCCAACGCCGTGTACCAGCCCCTCGCGCGTGTCATCCACTCGCACATGACGGTGGCGGTGGAGGAGGCACGACTCATCACCCGCGCGCTCGTGCTCATCCGCGAGGACAAGCCGCTCGCGGACGTGCGCAAGCTCTTCGAGCTGTCCGGCACCTCGCCCCATGGCGCGGGCGCCCCGGCCGCCGAGATCGCCACCGGAACGGCGGGTGAGCCGTGA
- a CDS encoding CoA pyrophosphatase — protein MHHPLFDALETQLSTRPPQALRMPGLVLREAAVLVPLLLRDGEPQVLFTKRPTTLRHHAGQYSFPGGSRDAVDPTPLQTALRETREELGIDVTGVRVLGALDEVPTLGGSGFRIQPFVGVLPQGLEYKPNPMEVEFIVEVPLAHLMEPTAHRTEPHRSRGVEYEVDFYTYGSHVIWGATGRILRHLLSLTRALSQP, from the coding sequence GTGCACCACCCCCTCTTCGACGCACTCGAGACCCAGCTATCCACCCGGCCGCCCCAGGCGCTGCGCATGCCGGGGCTCGTGCTGCGCGAGGCGGCGGTGCTGGTGCCGCTGCTGCTGCGCGACGGGGAGCCCCAGGTGCTCTTCACCAAGCGGCCCACCACGCTGCGCCACCACGCCGGCCAGTACTCCTTTCCCGGCGGCTCGCGCGACGCCGTGGACCCCACGCCCCTGCAGACGGCGCTGCGCGAGACGCGCGAGGAGCTCGGCATCGACGTGACGGGAGTGCGCGTGCTCGGCGCCCTGGACGAAGTGCCCACGCTGGGCGGCTCGGGCTTCCGCATCCAGCCCTTCGTGGGCGTGCTCCCCCAGGGCCTGGAGTACAAGCCCAACCCCATGGAAGTGGAGTTCATCGTCGAGGTGCCCCTGGCGCACCTGATGGAGCCCACCGCCCACCGCACGGAGCCCCACCGCTCGCGGGGCGTGGAGTACGAGGTGGATTTCTACACCTACGGGAGCCACGTCATCTGGGGCGCCACCGGCCGCATCCTGCGTCATCTGCTGAGCCTGACCCGCGCGTTGTCCCAGCCTTGA
- a CDS encoding undecaprenyl-diphosphate phosphatase: MSLFQAIVLGLVQGLTEFLPISSTAHLRIVPELFGWADPGAAYSAVIQLGTVAAVLIYFRKDLITLARAFFQGLARRQPMATTDSRLAWFVLVGTLPIGVCGLLFKKSIETSLRSLYVISASLILLALILFIVERLASHQRTLEQMTWRDGIIVGLWQALALIPGSSRSGTTITGALSLGLRREDAARYSFLLSVPATTLAGLFELKHLLEATERPSMLALVVGTLVAFGSGWAAIAWLLSYLRRRSTLVFIVYRVLLGCLLLVLLQRGVLHPQSGLENTDTPKKPLKVPVEKQLTE; the protein is encoded by the coding sequence ATGAGTCTCTTCCAAGCCATCGTTCTCGGACTGGTCCAGGGGTTGACCGAGTTCCTGCCCATCAGCTCCACCGCGCACCTGCGCATCGTTCCGGAGCTGTTCGGCTGGGCGGATCCGGGCGCGGCGTACTCGGCCGTCATCCAGCTGGGCACCGTGGCGGCCGTGCTCATCTACTTCCGCAAGGATCTGATCACGCTCGCCCGGGCCTTCTTCCAGGGGCTCGCGCGGCGCCAGCCCATGGCCACCACCGACTCGCGCCTCGCGTGGTTCGTGCTCGTGGGCACGCTGCCCATCGGCGTGTGCGGCCTGCTCTTCAAGAAGAGCATCGAGACGTCGCTGCGCTCGCTCTACGTCATCTCCGCCAGCCTCATCCTGCTCGCCCTCATCCTCTTCATCGTGGAGCGCCTGGCCTCGCACCAGCGCACCCTGGAGCAGATGACCTGGCGCGACGGCATCATCGTGGGGCTGTGGCAGGCGCTCGCCCTCATCCCGGGCTCCTCGCGCTCGGGCACCACCATCACCGGGGCCCTGTCCCTGGGGCTGCGGCGCGAGGACGCGGCGCGCTACTCCTTCCTCCTGTCCGTTCCCGCCACCACGCTCGCGGGCCTCTTCGAGCTCAAGCACCTCCTGGAGGCCACCGAGCGTCCCTCGATGCTGGCGCTGGTGGTGGGCACGCTGGTGGCCTTCGGCTCGGGATGGGCCGCCATCGCGTGGCTGTTGAGCTACCTGCGCCGGCGCTCCACGCTCGTCTTCATCGTCTACCGCGTGCTGCTCGGCTGCCTGCTGCTCGTGCTGTTGCAGCGCGGCGTGCTGCATCCCCAGTCCGGGTTGGAGAACACGGACACCCCGAAGAAGCCCCTCAAGGTCCCCGTGGAGAAGCAACTGACGGAGTAG